The sequence TGAATATGGGTTGACAGATGCGCACTCTGTGCATATACTGTGTATATAAATATAAACAGTATATGCACAGGAATAAACAAGGAGGAGTGGAGATGGAAGCATTACTACATGTGAATCATTTGGAAAAGAATCTGGATGAATTTGTGTTAAAAGATGTGAATCTGACGTTGCAGCCGGGATATATTATGGGATTGATTGGTGTGAATGGCACAGGAAAGACAACACTGATACAGACAATTTTAAATTTGTATAAGAAAGACGCGGGAGATGTTTATGTTAACGGCTATTCAATGGAGGAACAAGAGCGGGAAGCGAAGGATCAGATTGGATTTGTGCTTGATAAAAATGTGTTTGAGGAATCATTGAGTGTGTGGAAGAATGCAAAGCTTTTTGGAAAGTTATATTCTAGATTTGATGAAGAAGTTTTTCGAGAATGCTGCGAACGATTTCAGGTGCCGCTGAATCAGAAGGTTGGAAAACTGTCGACAGGATATCAGGTGCGGTTTCAGCTTGCATTTGCACTTTCTCATGATGCGAAACTTTTTATTCTGGATGAGCCTGCATCAGGATTGGACCCATTATTTCGAAAAGAATTGATGAGATATCTGCAGGAAATTGTGGAAGATGGAACGAGAAGCGTACTTATGTCCACGCATATCACAGAAGATTTGGATCGCATCGGAGATTATATATTGCTGATGAAAGATGGACGGATTGTATGGGACTTACAAATAGAAGAAGTGCGGGAGCGTTATCTGATCGTCTATGGCACAAAAGAAGAGGTAGAACAGTTTCGGCAAGGAAAAGTGATCTACAGGTCTTTTGGAGAATACAAAAATTATGCATTTATCAAAAAAGATACGAATATCGATTATGGAAGATATAGAACAAAGCAGCCGTCACTGGAAGAAGTGATGTACTGCTTGGAGAAGGGAGGATACGAAGATGTATAGAGTGATGATGATGGTGATGCTGAAAGATATGTGGAGATATGTGAAGAAAGAGAAATTTTCTCTGCTTTGGTATATGCTAATAGTAGCCATTGCTTTTCAAAACATGGCTGTGCTTTTGGGAATAGAGACAGTACAAGTCATTAGCATAAATCTACAAATGGCAGATTTGAAAAAAATGATTTTAGTCTGTGCAGCTTTTTTTCTTATATGTATTGTTCAACTGATGCGTGGCATTCCACTTCGTATTTGTAAAGCAATGTATCTATGCCCGGCAGGAGAAAAAGAGAAGGAACGATATTTATTCGGAATGCTTGTTGTGAAAGTTGTCGTCGGAATGATTTTTATTGGAGTATCTTTAAAATGTTTGGTAGGAGTCGCATTTTG comes from Coprococcus phoceensis and encodes:
- a CDS encoding ABC transporter ATP-binding protein produces the protein MEALLHVNHLEKNLDEFVLKDVNLTLQPGYIMGLIGVNGTGKTTLIQTILNLYKKDAGDVYVNGYSMEEQEREAKDQIGFVLDKNVFEESLSVWKNAKLFGKLYSRFDEEVFRECCERFQVPLNQKVGKLSTGYQVRFQLAFALSHDAKLFILDEPASGLDPLFRKELMRYLQEIVEDGTRSVLMSTHITEDLDRIGDYILLMKDGRIVWDLQIEEVRERYLIVYGTKEEVEQFRQGKVIYRSFGEYKNYAFIKKDTNIDYGRYRTKQPSLEEVMYCLEKGGYEDV